The following are encoded in a window of uncultured Sphaerochaeta sp. genomic DNA:
- a CDS encoding diguanylate cyclase has translation MRNVYILTILMFLSLVSLNAETLPALDRGVENAVHPMLLIDERDNSIRYANPACAEYFSIPKERLIGRNFPALLGKSIHSLTDLHGQMISLVTDDERELYFLAGVQQVGALGSPYFMVMLQDKSTEQLLMIRNRRISFALIATSLLTIFFLIFFLVLQSRQNKQLQKVNQQHEDNLSLLKQFLNADNRYSYIKDSEGRFLTVNDNLCRLLSCDENSLLGKQVEDVAHHDLATLMVESDREALNELKTVEKETHWRERLYKITKFPLLLPGGTIGLGAFAEDITEQRHLERTLRENARRAAAFSHLLSSSINNPDNQLTNALEEVCAINGSKIGVLLIIDEKTGTITMKAAREAKPLYDLPQKQGMVIPSSVTDCYLTEKSDASFSIINEQVDQEPILSYISGKKVTVKNLLVCTCMTGNTLSGILLLANSKEGYNETEGFQIQLLFSGIWANMQKAENEAALEASQRNLRLILDSTAEGIFGTDEKGRCTFCNASCLRLLGYEDAQELLGKNMHQLIHHSTREGLLIDEETCPIRSCLSSSDGVAMENEVFWRKDGTCLDVLCYAYPQVEDGTIIGSVITFLDNTERKRNQEKIAFLSLHDQLTGLHNRTYADQAMVRLDTEDQLPLSIIIGDVNGLKLTNDIFGHAMGDKLLQSIARSLRLSCRTSDVVSRIGGDEFLILLPHTDGNEANQIAKRIEEHLEEDGIRGGKRSIALGSATKTSTEETVQATFDRAEDQMYRRKTLRRAETHKKQLKDLSEMLYEKAPGERLHAVKVQRHAARIASLLHLNDEEASKLQRAGFYHDIGKVVLEPEIITSKNRSKLVQERYREHVSAGYRILNMFEETVDLAPMILHHHEWWDGSGYMKGLRGTEIPYFSRLLRLAEVWEREHLDQATNEQIEKTLTKLAGIEVDPHLVERILSAL, from the coding sequence ATGCGTAACGTATACATCCTCACCATCCTGATGTTCTTATCTCTTGTTTCCTTGAATGCTGAAACACTTCCTGCTCTGGACAGGGGAGTTGAAAACGCCGTACATCCCATGCTTCTGATAGATGAGCGAGACAACTCCATACGCTATGCAAATCCAGCCTGTGCCGAATATTTTTCAATACCCAAGGAGAGACTCATCGGGAGGAATTTCCCGGCTCTTCTTGGAAAAAGCATCCACTCTCTTACTGATTTGCATGGCCAGATGATCTCCCTTGTAACCGACGACGAAAGAGAACTCTACTTTCTGGCAGGGGTACAACAGGTCGGAGCACTCGGTTCACCTTATTTCATGGTCATGCTGCAGGATAAAAGCACTGAACAGCTACTGATGATCCGTAACAGGCGTATAAGTTTTGCCTTGATCGCAACATCATTGCTTACCATCTTCTTTCTCATATTCTTCTTGGTTCTCCAGTCACGTCAGAATAAACAATTACAGAAAGTAAACCAGCAACATGAGGACAACCTCTCATTACTCAAGCAATTTCTCAATGCTGACAACCGATACAGTTATATAAAAGACAGTGAAGGTCGATTCCTGACAGTGAATGATAACCTTTGCCGGCTTCTCTCCTGCGATGAGAACTCCCTTCTAGGCAAGCAAGTAGAAGATGTAGCCCATCATGATCTTGCAACCTTGATGGTGGAGAGCGACCGGGAAGCATTGAATGAGCTGAAGACTGTGGAGAAGGAAACGCACTGGAGAGAAAGACTTTACAAGATAACAAAATTCCCCCTATTACTACCGGGAGGAACCATTGGTCTTGGAGCATTTGCTGAGGATATAACTGAACAAAGACATCTTGAGCGAACCCTCAGGGAAAATGCAAGACGTGCTGCTGCATTCTCCCATCTCCTCTCCTCATCCATCAATAACCCAGATAATCAACTGACCAATGCTCTTGAAGAGGTATGTGCTATCAACGGAAGCAAGATTGGGGTATTGCTCATTATTGATGAGAAGACTGGTACGATAACCATGAAAGCGGCAAGAGAGGCCAAGCCTCTCTATGATTTACCTCAAAAACAAGGAATGGTAATCCCCTCCTCCGTTACGGACTGCTATCTTACAGAGAAGAGCGATGCATCATTCTCAATCATCAATGAGCAAGTTGATCAAGAACCGATACTCTCCTATATTTCTGGAAAGAAAGTCACGGTCAAGAACCTTCTTGTCTGTACCTGCATGACCGGCAACACACTCTCCGGCATCCTCCTGCTTGCAAATAGCAAGGAAGGCTATAATGAAACAGAGGGATTTCAGATCCAATTACTCTTCTCAGGTATTTGGGCAAACATGCAGAAGGCAGAGAATGAGGCTGCACTGGAGGCTAGCCAAAGGAATCTTAGGCTGATCCTTGATTCCACAGCCGAAGGTATTTTCGGCACGGATGAAAAGGGACGCTGCACCTTTTGCAATGCAAGTTGCCTTCGCTTACTTGGATACGAGGATGCACAGGAATTGCTGGGGAAAAACATGCATCAATTGATACATCACAGTACCAGGGAAGGACTGCTCATCGATGAGGAGACCTGTCCGATCAGATCCTGCCTTTCCAGCAGTGATGGAGTGGCCATGGAGAATGAGGTGTTCTGGAGAAAGGATGGCACCTGTCTCGATGTACTGTGCTATGCCTATCCACAAGTAGAGGATGGTACAATCATTGGGTCTGTTATCACCTTCCTGGACAATACTGAGAGAAAAAGAAATCAAGAGAAGATTGCATTTCTCTCTCTCCACGACCAGCTGACAGGGCTCCATAACCGTACCTATGCTGACCAGGCTATGGTAAGACTCGATACAGAGGACCAATTACCACTTTCCATCATCATAGGGGATGTGAATGGGCTGAAACTGACCAATGATATTTTTGGACACGCCATGGGAGACAAGCTCCTACAGAGTATTGCCAGAAGTCTTCGATTGTCATGTAGGACCAGTGATGTGGTGAGCAGAATTGGAGGAGACGAATTCCTGATCTTACTCCCCCATACTGATGGCAATGAAGCAAACCAGATTGCCAAGAGGATCGAGGAACATCTAGAAGAAGATGGAATACGAGGAGGAAAACGCAGCATTGCTCTTGGAAGTGCAACCAAGACCTCCACTGAGGAAACCGTTCAAGCTACATTTGACCGGGCAGAAGATCAGATGTATCGCAGAAAAACACTTCGCAGGGCTGAAACCCACAAAAAACAACTCAAGGATCTCAGTGAGATGCTCTACGAGAAAGCTCCCGGAGAACGTCTACACGCTGTAAAAGTACAACGACATGCTGCTCGTATAGCTTCCCTCCTGCATCTCAATGATGAAGAAGCAAGCAAACTTCAGCGTGCAGGGTTTTATCATGATATCGGGAAAGTAGTACTGGAACCAGAGATCATCACCTCTAAAAACCGGTCTAAGCTGGTCCAAGAGCGTTACCGAGAACATGTCAGTGCAGGCTATCGTATTCTCAATATGTTTGAGGAGACAGTAGATTTGGCCCCGATGATCCTCCATCATCATGAGTGGTGGGATGGCAGTGGCTACATGAAGGGATTACGCGGCACGGAAATTCCCTATTTCTCCAGGCTCTTACGATTGGCGGAAGTCTGGGAGCGGGAACATCTGGATCAAGCAACAAATGAACAGATTGAGAAAACTCTCACAAAGCTCGCTGGAATCGAGGTCGATCCACACCTTGTTGAGCGAATACTCAGCGCCTTATAG
- a CDS encoding rhodanese-like domain-containing protein, translating to MSKILIIVLILLALIGGVIWKTRQPENGTYNKISAETAFSMMQERQDMLIVDVRTPGEYAEGHVQGAINVPLQSIEAGDLSLLPDRDQTLFIYCRSGSRSASASKSLVRQGYTSVYDFGGIINWPYGTVR from the coding sequence ATGAGTAAGATATTAATTATAGTCCTTATCCTCCTTGCCTTGATAGGTGGAGTGATTTGGAAAACAAGACAGCCAGAGAACGGCACATATAATAAGATTTCTGCTGAAACTGCCTTCTCCATGATGCAGGAGAGGCAGGATATGCTCATTGTTGATGTTCGTACCCCAGGTGAGTATGCTGAAGGACATGTCCAAGGTGCCATCAATGTTCCCTTGCAGTCGATTGAAGCGGGAGATCTCTCCCTGCTTCCTGACAGGGACCAAACACTGTTTATCTACTGCAGAAGTGGATCTCGTAGTGCCAGTGCATCAAAATCCCTGGTCAGACAGGGATACACATCAGTGTATGATTTTGGTGGAATCATTAATTGGCCATATGGTACTGTCAGGTAG
- a CDS encoding LPP20 family lipoprotein → MRNYLVVPVLLSLVLGISCTSMGSSKVPSWIDHPYDKAYEEDTYLCAVGSGSSRQKAVDAALASLSQVFNAQVRSVTEVSSLSTAATDTMGNVTFTESSEMMDFGSVTSETEQIIGSEVVNVYTDELGRVHARVALHRERTASLYQKQIAELGSSIAQLNMRKATADTLLAEYVLLRETRELAKQQQALYNQLQVLLKQPQMQVLAPIDRALSALAQQITIAVEVFESVNATPVLKAAFEQGLQARGFATGAQDPYAILDVWYTVEPITMEGSPYAYARYSLSVQLKDSKQVYVSYEKADREAAMSERDALAKALKAASSSGVDGFFTLMLETLGDET, encoded by the coding sequence ATGAGAAACTATCTTGTAGTACCTGTGTTGCTCTCTTTGGTGCTGGGAATTTCCTGTACATCAATGGGATCCTCCAAGGTCCCCTCCTGGATCGACCACCCCTATGACAAGGCCTATGAAGAAGATACCTACCTCTGTGCCGTTGGTTCTGGATCATCACGACAGAAGGCTGTTGATGCAGCCCTTGCCAGTCTTTCACAGGTTTTCAATGCCCAGGTTCGCTCAGTTACTGAAGTCAGCAGTCTTTCTACCGCTGCAACCGATACAATGGGGAATGTGACGTTTACTGAATCTTCCGAGATGATGGATTTTGGCAGTGTCACCAGTGAAACCGAGCAGATCATCGGCTCTGAAGTGGTCAATGTCTATACTGATGAACTAGGCAGGGTCCATGCCCGCGTTGCATTGCACCGAGAGCGGACTGCCTCACTGTATCAGAAACAAATAGCTGAATTGGGTAGCTCAATCGCACAATTGAATATGCGAAAAGCAACTGCAGATACCCTGCTTGCAGAGTATGTGCTCCTTCGTGAAACACGGGAGTTGGCAAAGCAACAACAAGCTCTCTATAACCAGTTACAGGTGTTGCTTAAACAGCCCCAGATGCAAGTGCTGGCTCCGATTGACCGAGCCCTATCAGCATTGGCGCAGCAGATTACCATTGCGGTAGAGGTCTTTGAAAGTGTAAATGCCACTCCTGTGCTCAAGGCTGCCTTTGAACAAGGCCTTCAAGCGAGGGGGTTTGCGACCGGTGCACAGGACCCTTATGCAATATTGGATGTCTGGTACACCGTAGAGCCAATTACGATGGAGGGTAGCCCATATGCCTATGCCCGCTACTCTCTGTCAGTTCAATTAAAGGATAGCAAGCAGGTCTATGTCTCCTATGAGAAGGCAGACAGAGAGGCGGCCATGTCTGAGAGGGATGCTCTTGCAAAGGCGTTGAAAGCTGCAAGTTCATCTGGCGTTGATGGATTCTTTACCCTGATGCTGGAAACGCTTGGGGATGAAACATAG
- a CDS encoding penicillin-binding protein activator LpoB — MKRLSLYGLFIVLVSVLLISCQSPVSVSRISADTDIDLSGNWNDTDIRIVAEALVDSSLSSPWITQYKMAHPGDNPVVIVGTFLNRSSEHIDTSIISKRYEMALINSGKVDMVADQSFRASVREEREEQQFFASEETAKALGKEIGADYLLQGSVRTNLDQSGGQMVRTYYVSAELIDIETNRKVWVGEETIKKLIKQSKYKF; from the coding sequence ATGAAACGTCTAAGCCTCTACGGCCTCTTTATAGTGCTGGTATCTGTACTCTTGATCTCATGTCAGTCTCCCGTGTCAGTTAGCCGCATAAGTGCTGATACCGATATTGACTTGAGCGGGAATTGGAACGACACCGATATTCGTATCGTGGCAGAGGCACTGGTTGATTCCAGTCTATCCTCTCCATGGATAACGCAGTACAAGATGGCCCATCCTGGGGACAATCCAGTGGTCATCGTAGGAACATTCCTTAACCGTAGCAGTGAACATATCGATACCTCGATTATATCCAAACGGTATGAGATGGCCCTCATTAATTCAGGAAAGGTCGATATGGTGGCTGACCAGAGCTTCCGTGCTTCAGTGAGAGAAGAGCGTGAGGAACAACAGTTCTTTGCGAGCGAGGAAACGGCCAAGGCACTTGGAAAGGAAATTGGAGCAGATTACCTGTTGCAAGGATCGGTGAGAACCAATCTTGACCAGAGTGGTGGCCAGATGGTGAGAACCTACTATGTTTCAGCGGAATTGATAGACATCGAGACCAATAGAAAAGTGTGGGTTGGAGAAGAGACAATCAAGAAGCTCATCAAGCAAAGCAAGTACAAGTTTTAG
- a CDS encoding alpha/beta fold hydrolase, giving the protein MEPTLVPSFDGFFISCVLYRPASPLGVVQIIHGAAEVKSRYEKVALFLQEAGYCVLVSDQRGHGDSVDAHFVRGYMPSADVLVEDQHIITRFLKDLYPDLPLFLLGHSFGSMIARLYLGSYDHEIAGLIMTGTPCYVRGIALGKAFVRLLMLLLTPHGYGMISTKLTTSANLKWVCSDPEVVKERLHDPYRKNFKYQLQSIYTIFDALQRLHDWPSYHPTKNDLPILSITGEDDPIPGGERGLSDTERSLKRIGYHRFSYTVYEGMRHEVLMEREKELVFHQIKEFLISGAQQT; this is encoded by the coding sequence ATGGAACCAACGCTTGTACCCTCATTTGATGGATTCTTCATCTCATGCGTCTTGTACCGACCGGCTTCCCCCTTGGGGGTCGTCCAGATCATCCATGGTGCAGCTGAGGTAAAGAGTCGCTATGAGAAAGTAGCTCTGTTTCTTCAGGAGGCTGGCTACTGTGTTCTGGTGAGTGACCAGAGAGGCCATGGGGATTCAGTTGATGCTCACTTTGTGAGGGGGTATATGCCGAGTGCTGATGTTCTGGTGGAAGATCAACATATCATCACCCGTTTCCTGAAGGATCTCTATCCTGATTTGCCACTATTCTTGCTTGGTCACTCTTTTGGCTCCATGATTGCAAGGCTCTACCTCGGTTCCTATGACCATGAGATTGCCGGCCTGATTATGACAGGTACCCCTTGCTATGTCAGGGGAATAGCACTGGGGAAAGCATTTGTCCGGCTTTTGATGTTGCTCCTCACTCCTCATGGTTATGGTATGATTTCTACCAAACTTACCACTTCAGCCAACCTGAAATGGGTTTGTTCCGATCCTGAAGTGGTCAAGGAGCGACTGCACGATCCGTACCGGAAAAACTTCAAATACCAACTGCAATCCATTTATACCATCTTTGATGCCTTGCAACGGCTTCATGACTGGCCATCCTATCACCCAACCAAGAATGATCTTCCCATCCTTTCGATCACAGGAGAGGATGACCCAATCCCTGGAGGGGAGCGAGGACTCTCTGATACTGAACGATCACTGAAACGAATCGGGTATCATCGCTTCAGTTATACTGTCTATGAAGGAATGCGACACGAGGTGCTGATGGAAAGAGAGAAGGAGTTGGTCTTCCACCAGATCAAGGAGTTTCTCATTTCAGGAGCTCAACAGACTTGA
- a CDS encoding DEAD/DEAH box helicase, whose amino-acid sequence MQNERLLASLETSFFDARIPSAMNLRPHLVLNDPPRTKVMETLERELASCTSFSFSVAFITKGGLAMLLQPLYEAQRRGVKGKILTSDYLTFTDPDALAFLLEHFPSIELRVYTEKAFHTKGYLFTREEDYATLVVGSSNLTHEALATNQEWNLFLVSSCSGSLVQETQETFQEAWDKAVEVSPAWIAHYREVYAALHTHKRFEPLPLPSLPIAQRQEKREQLVLNAMQVQALEGLERLREQGKDKALLISATGTGKTILLIKDVERQRPRRFLFVVHRQQIAEEALARFKEHLGDDLECGLLCGDNKEADADYLFATVQTLSKDKVLHTFPKTWFDYLVIDEVHHAGAESYQKILNHFKPAFLLGMTATPYRNDDKDIFQRFDYAVACEIQLNQALDAGMLCPFHYYGVTEFSIQGHEQVQYKDFARLEKVEQVRHINQMLNRYSIGHRRVRGLIFCSRNKDAVFLAQALSELGRKALALSGADSQEAREEAFLRLEMEGGKDALEYLVTVDIFNEGVDIPSLNQVVMLRPTESAIIFVQQLGRGLRKYPGKEFLTVIDFIGNHVNNYMIPMALFGDRTYRKDTLRRLLSEGSTALSGPSTIQFDAVARGKIFEAINRVSFKNKTLLGQEYASLKQRLGRTPKLIDFITMGSLSPVVILEYARTYIQFKERVEKHFVHTLTDLHLKSLYYLGKILARGVRIQETCMIVSLLENEGEIAYPSIPKLIQESYGFVPTDQSIDSALRILSNQFFQEKHKDSFGSLSYVTLTKTGIRKSPSFSALLENEEYKNELFDLLEVSKYSYLNDFSERRGSHDLVLYQKYTRQEVCRLLGWERDEANTIYGYKVDYEHHQCPIFVTYHKDSQTIDPGIDYRDRFLSRDQFVWETRNNVHLGSKEARAIRGEMGPMEVLLFVQKSNDEGRSFYYLGPLAFLRNAPSSKINGKGDHLPVVMMRFALTHPVPQSLYNYILELVDSSSQTTA is encoded by the coding sequence GTGCAGAATGAGCGGCTGCTGGCAAGCCTTGAGACAAGCTTTTTTGATGCACGCATTCCCTCTGCAATGAATCTGCGTCCTCATTTGGTGCTCAATGACCCACCAAGGACAAAAGTAATGGAGACACTCGAGAGAGAGCTTGCCTCCTGTACTTCATTCTCCTTCAGCGTTGCATTCATTACCAAAGGTGGGTTGGCAATGCTTTTGCAGCCACTTTACGAGGCACAGAGGAGGGGAGTGAAAGGGAAAATACTTACCTCTGACTATCTTACCTTTACAGATCCTGATGCGCTTGCTTTCTTGCTTGAACACTTCCCATCCATAGAGCTCAGGGTGTACACGGAAAAAGCATTTCATACCAAGGGCTATCTCTTCACTCGCGAGGAAGATTATGCCACCTTGGTGGTAGGAAGCTCAAACTTGACCCATGAGGCTCTTGCCACCAATCAGGAGTGGAACTTGTTTTTGGTTAGCTCGTGTTCCGGTAGTCTGGTCCAAGAGACCCAGGAAACGTTTCAAGAGGCTTGGGACAAAGCTGTAGAGGTCAGCCCTGCATGGATTGCTCACTATCGTGAAGTGTATGCTGCTCTCCATACCCATAAGCGATTTGAGCCGCTGCCGCTTCCCTCCCTTCCAATAGCCCAGAGGCAAGAAAAGAGAGAACAGCTGGTGCTTAATGCCATGCAGGTCCAGGCATTGGAGGGTCTTGAGCGGCTCAGGGAACAAGGCAAGGACAAGGCGCTGTTGATATCCGCGACTGGTACAGGAAAGACCATACTCCTGATCAAGGATGTGGAACGCCAGCGCCCTAGACGGTTTCTCTTTGTTGTACATCGTCAGCAAATTGCTGAGGAGGCCCTTGCACGATTCAAGGAGCATCTCGGTGATGACTTGGAGTGTGGCCTTCTCTGTGGGGATAACAAGGAAGCAGACGCTGACTATCTTTTTGCTACTGTCCAGACTCTATCAAAGGATAAAGTGCTGCATACATTCCCAAAAACCTGGTTTGATTATCTGGTTATTGATGAAGTACATCATGCAGGAGCTGAATCATACCAGAAAATCTTGAACCATTTCAAACCAGCCTTTCTGCTGGGAATGACGGCAACTCCATACCGAAATGATGACAAGGACATCTTCCAGCGATTCGACTATGCTGTTGCCTGCGAGATTCAACTCAACCAAGCACTGGATGCTGGAATGCTCTGTCCTTTTCATTATTATGGGGTAACTGAATTCTCCATCCAAGGTCATGAACAGGTTCAGTACAAGGATTTTGCCCGTTTGGAGAAGGTTGAGCAGGTGAGACATATCAACCAGATGCTCAACCGCTACAGTATCGGCCATAGGCGGGTACGTGGCCTGATTTTCTGCAGTCGAAACAAGGATGCCGTTTTCCTGGCACAGGCTTTGTCTGAACTGGGAAGAAAGGCTCTGGCCCTCTCTGGTGCGGATTCGCAGGAGGCGAGGGAAGAAGCCTTTCTCCGATTGGAGATGGAGGGAGGTAAGGATGCACTTGAGTATCTGGTGACGGTGGATATCTTCAATGAAGGGGTCGATATTCCTTCCCTGAATCAGGTGGTAATGCTACGACCAACGGAGTCGGCAATCATTTTTGTCCAGCAACTTGGTAGAGGACTTAGAAAGTACCCAGGGAAAGAGTTCCTGACAGTAATAGATTTTATTGGAAACCATGTCAACAATTACATGATCCCCATGGCTCTCTTTGGAGACAGGACCTATCGCAAAGATACGCTGAGAAGACTCTTAAGTGAAGGTTCTACCGCCCTAAGCGGTCCATCTACCATACAGTTTGATGCAGTGGCCAGGGGGAAGATCTTTGAAGCAATCAATCGTGTTTCCTTCAAGAACAAAACATTGCTTGGACAGGAGTATGCAAGCCTCAAGCAGAGGCTGGGCAGAACACCCAAGCTTATTGATTTCATCACGATGGGCTCTCTCTCACCTGTTGTCATCCTGGAGTATGCTAGGACGTATATTCAGTTCAAGGAAAGAGTTGAGAAGCACTTCGTACACACACTTACCGACTTGCATCTGAAGAGCTTGTACTATCTTGGGAAGATACTGGCAAGAGGAGTACGGATTCAGGAGACTTGCATGATCGTATCCCTCCTGGAGAATGAAGGTGAGATTGCATACCCCTCCATACCCAAGCTGATCCAGGAATCCTATGGATTTGTTCCGACAGACCAGTCAATTGATTCGGCGCTCAGGATTCTATCAAACCAATTCTTCCAGGAAAAACACAAGGACTCTTTTGGATCACTCTCCTATGTGACCTTGACGAAGACTGGGATCAGAAAGAGCCCTTCTTTTTCAGCATTATTGGAGAATGAGGAGTATAAGAACGAACTGTTCGATCTTCTGGAGGTCAGCAAGTACTCATATCTCAACGATTTTTCCGAGCGTCGTGGCTCGCATGACCTGGTACTTTACCAGAAGTACACTCGACAAGAAGTATGTCGACTTCTGGGTTGGGAGCGTGATGAGGCAAATACCATCTATGGGTACAAGGTTGATTATGAGCATCACCAGTGCCCAATCTTTGTTACCTATCACAAGGACTCTCAAACCATTGATCCTGGTATCGATTACCGGGATCGGTTTCTCTCTCGTGATCAGTTTGTATGGGAAACCCGTAACAATGTACATCTCGGTTCAAAGGAAGCGAGAGCAATACGGGGAGAAATGGGGCCGATGGAGGTGTTGCTCTTTGTGCAGAAAAGCAATGATGAGGGGCGTTCATTCTACTATCTTGGACCTCTTGCTTTCCTCCGTAATGCACCCAGTTCAAAGATCAATGGAAAAGGAGATCACCTTCCAGTGGTGATGATGCGGTTTGCCCTTACCCATCCTGTCCCCCAAAGTCTGTACAACTACATCCTGGAATTGGTGGACAGCTCATCCCAAACCACCGCGTAA
- a CDS encoding (deoxy)nucleoside triphosphate pyrophosphohydrolase codes for MKQIEVAALVLIDDNRVFAAQRKEKGSLGGMWEFPGGKLEVGETGREALVREIQEELGVTIEIESYLMRVEHQYPGFFIIMHAYLGKIQEGSIQLHEHQASRWLKKHELWQIEWAEADIPIVQKVEQLLS; via the coding sequence ATGAAACAGATTGAAGTAGCCGCACTCGTGTTAATCGATGATAACCGGGTATTTGCTGCCCAACGGAAGGAAAAGGGATCACTTGGAGGCATGTGGGAGTTTCCCGGAGGGAAGCTGGAAGTCGGTGAGACTGGTCGGGAAGCACTCGTGAGAGAGATTCAGGAGGAGCTTGGGGTCACGATTGAAATAGAAAGCTACCTGATGAGGGTGGAGCACCAATATCCAGGCTTTTTCATTATCATGCACGCCTATTTGGGAAAGATACAAGAAGGTTCCATTCAGTTGCATGAACATCAGGCAAGCCGTTGGCTTAAGAAACATGAGTTATGGCAGATTGAATGGGCTGAGGCAGATATCCCCATCGTACAGAAAGTAGAGCAATTACTATCATGA
- a CDS encoding RNA-binding protein — translation MAKKIYVGNMSYNTSEEELRDLFAQYGTVLSANIIIDRETRRPKGFGFVEMEDDSAAVAAISQLDGQDFGGRNLRVNEAIAKPRPSYNRY, via the coding sequence ATGGCAAAGAAAATTTATGTTGGTAACATGAGTTACAACACCAGCGAAGAGGAACTTCGTGACCTGTTCGCACAGTACGGCACTGTATTGAGTGCAAACATCATCATTGACCGTGAAACCCGTCGCCCCAAGGGCTTTGGTTTCGTAGAGATGGAAGACGATTCTGCTGCAGTTGCTGCTATCAGCCAGCTTGACGGTCAGGATTTCGGCGGCCGCAACCTTCGTGTAAACGAGGCTATTGCAAAGCCACGCCCGAGCTACAACCGTTACTAA
- the trpB gene encoding tryptophan synthase subunit beta, translated as MEPGRFGPYGGKYIPETLMSAIQELETAYDSLKDDATFQGEIKALYQNYASRPSLLTYAENMTKDLAGAKVYLKREDLNHTGSHKINNVLGQCLLAKHMGKTRVIAETGAGQHGVATATVAALMGLECEIFMGEVDCRRQALNVYRMRLLGATVHPVKSGTKTLKDAVNETMREWTKRIDDTHYVLGSVMGPHPFPTMVRDFQKIIGQEVRTQILAAEGKLPDYIIACVGGGSNAIGIFHDFIEEPLVHLVGCEAAGKGIDTKEHAATLSKGSEGVFHGMKSIFCQNEDGQIDEVYSISAGLDYPGIGPEHAQLFTTKRATYVPITDAEAVDAFTYLSRKEGIICAIESAHALAYAMKLAPTLNEDAIIVVNLSGRGDKDVAAIARYQGETLYE; from the coding sequence ATGGAACCAGGACGATTCGGCCCCTATGGAGGCAAATACATACCAGAGACCTTGATGAGTGCAATCCAAGAATTGGAAACTGCGTATGACTCACTCAAGGATGATGCAACCTTCCAGGGTGAGATTAAGGCCCTCTACCAGAACTATGCTTCCAGGCCAAGCCTCTTGACCTATGCCGAGAATATGACCAAGGACCTCGCCGGTGCCAAGGTATATCTCAAACGCGAAGATTTGAACCATACAGGCTCCCATAAGATCAATAATGTGCTTGGTCAGTGCTTGCTCGCCAAGCACATGGGAAAAACACGGGTGATCGCGGAGACTGGAGCTGGCCAGCATGGTGTTGCTACGGCCACAGTAGCTGCACTGATGGGACTTGAGTGTGAGATTTTCATGGGAGAGGTAGATTGCCGGAGGCAAGCACTCAATGTCTACCGGATGCGCCTGCTCGGTGCCACGGTTCATCCTGTAAAAAGCGGTACAAAAACACTCAAGGATGCAGTGAATGAGACCATGAGGGAATGGACCAAGAGAATAGATGATACTCACTATGTCCTGGGCTCGGTCATGGGACCACACCCCTTCCCCACCATGGTGAGGGACTTCCAGAAAATCATCGGGCAGGAAGTGAGGACCCAGATACTTGCAGCTGAAGGCAAATTGCCTGACTACATCATTGCCTGTGTAGGAGGAGGATCGAATGCAATCGGTATCTTCCATGACTTCATCGAAGAACCTTTAGTGCATCTAGTTGGTTGTGAAGCAGCTGGGAAGGGCATCGATACCAAAGAACATGCGGCAACACTGAGCAAGGGCAGCGAGGGAGTGTTTCATGGGATGAAGAGTATCTTCTGCCAGAATGAGGATGGACAAATAGATGAGGTTTACTCCATCAGTGCAGGACTCGACTATCCTGGTATCGGCCCAGAGCATGCTCAGCTGTTTACAACCAAACGAGCAACATACGTACCTATAACCGATGCTGAGGCGGTTGATGCATTCACATACCTCAGTCGAAAAGAGGGGATTATCTGCGCCATTGAAAGTGCCCACGCACTCGCCTACGCCATGAAGCTCGCTCCTACCCTGAATGAGGATGCAATCATTGTGGTCAATCTCTCCGGAAGGGGAGACAAGGACGTGGCAGCGATTGCCCGCTACCAAGGAGAAACACTCTATGAATGA